In the genome of Tropicibacter oceani, one region contains:
- a CDS encoding 6,7-dimethyl-8-ribityllumazine synthase, with protein MTEKLKIAFIKARWHSDIVDQALVGFQARMKACGTAHELTAFDVPGAFEMPLLAKKLGASGTYDAVVCAALVVDGGIYRHDFVAAAVVDGLMRAQMDTGVPVFSVSLTPHHFQPSDEHVGFFRAHFVKKGEEAADAVLMVAATGA; from the coding sequence ATGACTGAAAAACTGAAAATCGCCTTTATCAAGGCCCGTTGGCATTCCGACATCGTCGATCAGGCCCTTGTGGGGTTCCAGGCCCGGATGAAGGCCTGTGGCACCGCGCATGAGCTCACGGCTTTTGACGTGCCGGGGGCCTTTGAAATGCCGCTGCTGGCCAAGAAACTGGGGGCAAGCGGCACGTATGACGCAGTGGTCTGCGCCGCTTTGGTGGTGGATGGCGGCATCTATCGCCACGATTTCGTCGCCGCCGCGGTGGTCGACGGGCTGATGCGGGCGCAAATGGACACCGGGGTTCCGGTGTTTTCGGTGTCGCTGACGCCGCACCATTTCCAGCCCAGCGACGAACATGTCGGGTTCTTCCGCGCCCATTTCGTCAAAAAGGGCGAAGAGGCGGCCGATGCCGTTCTGATGGTCGCCGCTACTGGCGCTTGA
- a CDS encoding MoaD/ThiS family protein, protein MARIEVNLWSGLRRLADGQQVVTVEATTVGEMLDALVAAHPALGPLLQAGVSVAIDGEITNGRHLPVTPENEVFLMQRLKGG, encoded by the coding sequence ATGGCCAGGATCGAGGTCAACCTGTGGTCCGGCCTGCGCCGTCTGGCGGACGGTCAGCAGGTGGTTACGGTCGAGGCAACGACCGTCGGGGAAATGCTGGATGCGCTGGTTGCGGCGCATCCGGCCCTTGGCCCGCTGTTGCAGGCGGGCGTGTCGGTGGCCATCGACGGCGAAATCACCAACGGGCGCCATCTGCCCGTGACCCCGGAAAACGAGGTCTTTTTGATGCAACGGCTCAAGGGCGGCTGA
- a CDS encoding FAD binding domain-containing protein has product MRYHNPTSFEDAVGIAAAAQGVTRYLAGGTDVLVQMRAGMVLPDDLIDLKNIPGVHDIAQTPDGGWRIGIAVSGAELGAHAGLCADWPGVVEGMELVGSTQIQGRATLTGNLCNGSPAADSVPGLVAAGALVSVTGPKGVREVAVQDIPVGPGKTSLGAGEVISGITLPPRGAGGGDAYLRFIPRTEMDIAVVGCAVNLRVDGDTITEARIVLGAVAPTVILVPEAAQAIIGTTLDDAAVDSLIAAVTAACKPISDKRGTAEFRTEVAGVLAKRAARIALERAKGA; this is encoded by the coding sequence ATGCGCTATCACAATCCGACATCCTTCGAAGATGCGGTCGGCATTGCAGCCGCCGCGCAGGGCGTGACGCGGTATCTGGCCGGGGGCACGGATGTTCTGGTCCAGATGCGCGCGGGCATGGTCCTGCCGGACGATCTGATCGATCTCAAGAATATCCCGGGGGTGCATGACATCGCGCAGACGCCCGACGGCGGCTGGCGGATCGGCATCGCGGTTTCGGGGGCCGAACTGGGCGCTCATGCCGGGCTGTGCGCCGATTGGCCTGGCGTGGTCGAGGGAATGGAGCTGGTCGGCTCGACCCAGATCCAAGGCCGGGCGACGCTGACCGGCAACCTGTGCAACGGCTCGCCCGCGGCGGATAGCGTTCCGGGGCTGGTGGCGGCGGGCGCCCTGGTGTCCGTGACGGGCCCCAAGGGGGTGCGCGAGGTTGCCGTTCAGGATATCCCGGTGGGGCCGGGCAAGACCTCGCTTGGGGCGGGCGAAGTGATCTCGGGGATCACGCTGCCGCCGCGCGGGGCAGGGGGCGGCGATGCCTATCTGCGCTTTATCCCGCGCACCGAAATGGACATTGCGGTGGTGGGCTGCGCTGTGAACCTGCGGGTTGACGGCGACACCATCACCGAGGCCCGCATCGTGCTGGGGGCGGTTGCGCCCACCGTGATCCTTGTGCCCGAGGCGGCACAGGCAATCATTGGCACCACGCTGGACGATGCGGCGGTGGACAGCCTGATCGCTGCCGTGACGGCCGCCTGCAAACCGATTTCCGACAAACGCGGCACCGCCGAGTTCCGCACCGAAGTGGCGGGCGTTCTGGCCAAGCGTGCCGCGCGCATCGCGCTTGAACGCGCGAAAGGAGCCTGA
- a CDS encoding glycine zipper 2TM domain-containing protein, protein MTLRFPVVLAAASLLLASACENLTPEQRTVVGITAGAAAGLITANALNADKDWRLIAALAGAAAGTLVAQNAATGNCAYARGDGTYYTRPCP, encoded by the coding sequence ATGACCCTACGTTTTCCTGTTGTCCTTGCCGCGGCCAGCCTGCTGCTGGCCTCTGCCTGCGAAAACCTGACACCCGAACAGCGCACCGTCGTCGGCATCACCGCCGGGGCCGCCGCTGGCCTGATCACCGCCAACGCGCTGAACGCCGACAAGGACTGGCGCCTGATCGCAGCGCTGGCCGGGGCTGCGGCCGGTACGCTGGTCGCGCAGAACGCGGCCACTGGCAATTGTGCCTATGCGCGCGGCGACGGCACCTATTACACCCGCCCCTGCCCCTAG
- a CDS encoding (2Fe-2S)-binding protein, translated as MSKIHVTTTVNGDTVEFLADPRETLLDCLRDHLGLTGSKEGCGTGDCGACSVTLDGTLVSSCLVLGVEAEGKQIGTIEGMAEGAALHPLQRKFIEHAALQCGFCTPGILVAAKSLLEKNPDPSETEVRYWLAGNLCRCTGYDKIIRAVMDAAAEMRGAA; from the coding sequence ATGAGCAAGATACATGTGACGACCACCGTCAACGGCGATACGGTCGAATTCCTCGCCGATCCGCGCGAAACGCTGCTGGACTGCCTGCGCGACCACCTTGGGCTGACTGGCTCGAAAGAGGGTTGCGGCACGGGCGATTGCGGTGCCTGTTCGGTGACGCTGGATGGCACGCTGGTCAGTTCCTGCCTTGTGCTGGGCGTCGAGGCCGAGGGCAAGCAGATCGGCACCATCGAAGGCATGGCCGAGGGCGCGGCGCTGCACCCGTTGCAACGCAAGTTCATCGAACACGCAGCGCTGCAATGCGGGTTCTGCACGCCGGGCATTCTGGTGGCGGCGAAATCGCTGCTGGAAAAGAACCCGGACCCAAGCGAAACCGAGGTGCGCTATTGGCTGGCGGGCAACCTGTGCCGCTGTACCGGATATGACAAGATCATCCGCGCCGTGATGGATGCGGCGGCGGAAATGCGGGGGGCTGCGTGA
- a CDS encoding xanthine dehydrogenase family protein molybdopterin-binding subunit has protein sequence MAKDEFKEFKLVGTRPNRPDGLDKVTGRARYGADISAPGMLFAAVVRSPHAHARIVSIDTSKAMALDGVKAVITRADFPTGLTGEDWDLQENTMAGERALYDGHAVAAVAATSALLAQDAARLIKVEYEVLPHVTDVDEAIKPDAPVIRQGAADATVPEGSPPNVVRYMEFGHGDTDAGFAKADLVMEKTYKTEATHQGYIEPHACLGQLGEDGKGEMWVCTQGQWYIRKMCTAVLGLETSQLRVTPSEIGGGFGGKTTIFMEPLSLALSRKAGGRPVKLVMSRAEVLRATGPTASASMDVKIGMTKDGSITAATAEFRMQGGAFPGAPVDMALYCAFAPYKLPAVHHVGYDVLANRPKCAAYRAPGSPMGAFAVESLVDEMCRELALDPMEVRLKNAVRSGDASSYGPKFGSIGLIETLEATKAHPNLSAPLGPNQGRGIAAGYWFNHGGETSVSMAISEDGTAQVSVGTPDIGGSRASIALMTAETLGIPYEDVRVNVVETGALGVNEPTHGSRATFASGKAAVEAAEAAIKEMCRRAAAEWGIEPEAVEWVDGAAQPAGPNAGKFPPMTIAEIAGKMGSTGGPISGHHESVPGGVGASFGAHVVDVEVDPETGRTTILRYLVVQDAGRAIHPSYVEGQYQGGAAQGIGWALNEEYVYDKDGRLLNPVFLDYRVPVASDLPMIDTVIVEVPNPGHPYGVRGVGETGITPPLPAIANAIHAATGARLRHLPMSPPKVLAAIKALKG, from the coding sequence ATGGCAAAGGACGAGTTCAAGGAATTCAAGCTGGTCGGCACCAGGCCCAACCGCCCCGACGGGCTGGACAAGGTCACGGGCCGGGCGCGCTATGGCGCGGATATCTCGGCGCCGGGGATGCTGTTCGCGGCGGTGGTCCGATCGCCCCACGCCCATGCGCGGATCGTCAGCATCGACACGTCAAAGGCGATGGCGCTGGACGGGGTCAAGGCGGTCATCACCCGCGCCGATTTCCCAACCGGGCTGACCGGCGAGGACTGGGACCTGCAGGAAAACACCATGGCGGGGGAACGCGCGCTGTATGACGGTCATGCGGTCGCCGCCGTCGCCGCGACCTCGGCGCTGCTGGCACAGGATGCCGCGCGGCTGATCAAGGTCGAATACGAGGTCCTGCCGCATGTCACCGACGTCGACGAGGCGATCAAGCCCGACGCCCCGGTGATCCGCCAGGGCGCCGCCGATGCCACCGTGCCCGAAGGCAGCCCGCCCAACGTGGTGCGCTACATGGAATTCGGGCACGGCGACACGGATGCAGGCTTTGCCAAGGCCGATCTGGTCATGGAAAAGACCTACAAGACCGAGGCCACGCATCAGGGCTATATCGAACCGCACGCCTGCCTTGGCCAGTTGGGCGAGGATGGCAAGGGCGAGATGTGGGTCTGCACGCAGGGCCAATGGTATATCCGCAAGATGTGCACCGCCGTGCTGGGGCTGGAAACCTCGCAATTGCGTGTGACCCCGTCGGAAATCGGCGGCGGTTTTGGCGGCAAGACCACGATCTTCATGGAACCCCTGTCGCTGGCGCTGTCGCGCAAGGCAGGCGGGCGTCCGGTGAAACTGGTCATGAGCCGCGCCGAGGTGTTGCGCGCAACGGGGCCGACCGCTTCGGCGTCGATGGACGTCAAGATCGGCATGACCAAGGATGGCAGCATCACCGCCGCCACCGCCGAGTTCCGCATGCAGGGCGGCGCCTTTCCCGGCGCGCCGGTCGACATGGCGCTGTATTGCGCCTTTGCGCCCTATAAACTGCCTGCGGTGCATCATGTGGGCTATGACGTGCTGGCCAACCGCCCGAAATGCGCCGCCTACCGCGCGCCGGGATCGCCGATGGGCGCCTTTGCGGTCGAAAGCCTTGTGGATGAAATGTGCCGCGAACTGGCGCTTGACCCGATGGAGGTGCGCCTGAAGAACGCCGTGCGTTCGGGCGATGCCTCCAGCTATGGGCCCAAGTTCGGCTCGATCGGGTTGATCGAAACCCTCGAGGCGACAAAGGCGCACCCGAACCTGTCGGCGCCGCTGGGCCCGAACCAGGGCCGGGGCATCGCAGCGGGCTATTGGTTCAACCATGGCGGCGAAACCTCGGTGTCGATGGCGATTTCCGAAGATGGCACCGCGCAGGTGTCGGTGGGCACGCCCGACATTGGCGGCAGCCGCGCCTCGATCGCGCTGATGACGGCGGAAACGCTGGGCATTCCTTACGAGGACGTGCGGGTCAACGTGGTCGAAACCGGCGCCTTGGGCGTCAATGAACCCACCCACGGCAGCCGCGCCACCTTTGCCAGCGGCAAGGCCGCGGTCGAGGCCGCAGAGGCCGCGATCAAGGAAATGTGCCGCCGCGCCGCAGCCGAATGGGGGATCGAACCCGAGGCGGTGGAATGGGTCGATGGCGCGGCGCAGCCCGCCGGGCCCAACGCCGGCAAGTTCCCCCCGATGACCATCGCCGAAATCGCCGGCAAGATGGGCAGCACGGGCGGGCCCATTTCGGGCCACCATGAATCGGTGCCGGGGGGTGTCGGGGCCAGCTTTGGCGCGCATGTTGTCGACGTCGAGGTTGATCCCGAAACCGGGCGCACGACCATCCTGCGCTACCTTGTGGTGCAGGACGCAGGCCGCGCGATCCATCCGTCCTATGTCGAAGGCCAATACCAGGGCGGCGCCGCGCAGGGCATCGGCTGGGCGCTGAACGAAGAGTATGTCTATGACAAGGACGGTCGCCTTTTGAACCCGGTGTTCCTGGACTACCGCGTGCCGGTCGCCTCGGACCTGCCGATGATCGACACGGTCATCGTCGAGGTGCCGAACCCCGGCCATCCCTACGGCGTGCGCGGGGTCGGGGAAACCGGCATCACGCCGCCGCTGCCGGCGATCGCCAACGCCATCCACGCGGCCACCGGCGCGCGCCTGCGCCACCTGCCGATGAGCCCGCCCAAGGTGCTGGCGGCGATCAAGGCGCTGAAAGGGTAA